One Aegilops tauschii subsp. strangulata cultivar AL8/78 chromosome 7, Aet v6.0, whole genome shotgun sequence genomic window carries:
- the LOC141027112 gene encoding uncharacterized protein — translation MGFDLSSLIEPVEGLDILTKPFEKEEMDKIVKHMPVDKAPGPDGFNGLFFKRCWHIISQDFYELARAFFDGTAHLENINDSYITLVPKKPSPEEVPHLFCLMEFLVGSSDVKRVSDRDYPVIQYADDTLIILPTDKDQLIALKDMLKVFSVSTGLDVNYHKSFIIPINVDTAVMTELAVAFGCQIGKMHFTYLGLPVGTTRPKMVDFMPLFGCSCWNSKAIGENPETMPLEEE, via the exons ATGGGTTTTGATCTTTCTTCCCTCATTGAACCAGTTGAGGGTTTAGATATTCTCACTAAGCCTTTTGAGAAGGAGGAAATGGACAAGATTGTCAAACATATGCCAGTTGATAAAGCTCCAGGTCCAGATGGTTTTAATGGTCTCTTCTTCAAAAGGTGCTGGCACATAATTTCTCAGGATTTTTATGAACTGGCCCGGGCTTTCTTTGATGGTACTGCTCATCTGGAAAATATCAATGACTCATATATAACTCTGGTGCCTAAGAAGCCCTCACCTGAAGAG GTACCTCATCTGTTCTgcttaatggagttcctggtaGGAAGTTCAGATGTAAAAAGGGTGTCAGACAGG GATTACCCTGTGattcagtatgctgatgacacttTAATTATCTTGCCTACTGACAAGGACCAACTTATAGCTCTGAAGGACATGCTCAAGGTCTTCTCTGTGTCCACTGGTCTTGATGTGAACTACCACAAATCCTTTATTATTCCCATTAATGTGGACACTGCTGTCATGACTGAATTAGCTGTTGCATTTGGATGCCAGATTGGGAAAATGCACTTTACCTACCTTGGGTTACCAGTGGGAACTACAAGGCCTAAAATGGTGGATTTTATGCCATTG TTTGGCTGTTCCTGCTGGAATTCTAAAGCAATTGGAGAGAATCCAGAGACAATGCCTCTGGAGGAAGAATAG